One Cloacibacillus sp. DNA segment encodes these proteins:
- a CDS encoding sigma factor-like helix-turn-helix DNA-binding protein, which produces MAEMDHLEQRVRDGLLLDLYGAKLTEKQRMACDMILMQDLSLAEAALALGVSRQGVHDLVARSREHLEDFECAFGLAARRREMEQMLEDNRTRLPEDFYSAFKKILEA; this is translated from the coding sequence ATGGCGGAAATGGATCATCTGGAACAAAGAGTGCGCGACGGGCTTTTGCTTGATCTCTACGGGGCGAAGCTTACGGAGAAGCAGCGTATGGCCTGCGATATGATTTTGATGCAGGACCTGTCGCTTGCAGAGGCGGCTCTTGCGCTCGGCGTTTCGCGCCAGGGCGTGCATGATCTGGTCGCGCGTTCACGCGAGCATCTGGAAGATTTCGAGTGCGCGTTCGGCCTTGCGGCGCGACGCCGCGAGATGGAGCAGATGCTTGAGGACAACCGCACGCGCCTTCCCGAAGACTTTTATTCCGCATTCAAAAAAATCCTGGAGGCATAG